One window from the genome of Thermaerobacter marianensis DSM 12885 encodes:
- a CDS encoding FAD-binding oxidoreductase, with the protein MGVTSTSGWIDELRRLLPDPRRVSTSHAVLENHSHDFSYHAPRLPSAVVFPETTEEVSAILRFANEHGIPVVPFGAGSSLEGHVVPVKGGISLDLTRMNEIVEVRPDDFVVRVQAGVPRSRLNQRLARDGLFFPVDPGADATIGGMIATNASGTSAVRYGAMRHQVLGLEVVLADGTIIRTGSLAVKSSAGYNLTGLFVGSEGTLGVITEATLRVYPLPEYVVAARATFPSVDAAARVAVGLIRAGVPVARVELVDDATVQAVNSYKGTNYPERPTLFLEFSGPEAAVRADVDFARDLAATEDGLGFEFESDEKARERLWEARHHAALAIAAASPGKKMMITDVCVPISHLPEAIRHARRTAEEHGIQAAIFGHVGDGNYHAVFMVDPDDPEDVARAERVNAAIVQHALARGGTCTGEHGVGMGKKKYLNDEHGQALAVMRAIKKTLDPRNVLNPGKIF; encoded by the coding sequence TTGGGTGTCACTTCCACAAGTGGTTGGATCGACGAGCTGCGGCGACTGCTACCTGACCCGCGCCGGGTGAGTACGAGCCATGCAGTGCTCGAGAATCATAGCCACGACTTCAGTTACCATGCACCGCGGCTTCCGAGTGCCGTGGTCTTCCCGGAGACGACGGAGGAGGTCAGTGCCATCCTGAGGTTCGCCAACGAGCATGGCATCCCGGTGGTTCCATTCGGTGCGGGCAGCAGCCTGGAAGGCCACGTGGTGCCTGTAAAGGGCGGCATCAGCCTGGATCTGACCCGTATGAATGAGATCGTCGAGGTACGCCCTGATGATTTCGTCGTCCGCGTGCAGGCGGGGGTGCCCCGCTCGCGCCTTAACCAACGTCTGGCACGGGACGGCCTGTTCTTCCCGGTGGATCCTGGCGCCGATGCCACCATTGGAGGCATGATTGCCACCAACGCCAGCGGCACCAGCGCGGTACGGTACGGTGCGATGCGGCATCAAGTGCTCGGCCTGGAAGTGGTGCTCGCCGACGGGACCATCATCCGCACGGGCAGCCTGGCCGTGAAGTCGTCGGCCGGCTATAACCTGACCGGCCTGTTCGTCGGTTCGGAGGGGACCCTTGGGGTCATTACGGAAGCGACATTGCGGGTCTACCCGCTGCCGGAGTATGTGGTGGCGGCGCGCGCTACCTTTCCGTCGGTTGATGCGGCGGCTCGGGTTGCCGTGGGCCTGATCCGGGCCGGGGTGCCGGTAGCACGGGTTGAACTGGTAGACGATGCCACCGTACAGGCGGTCAACTCCTACAAGGGGACCAACTATCCTGAACGTCCCACTCTTTTCCTCGAGTTCAGCGGCCCGGAAGCTGCGGTCCGGGCGGATGTGGACTTTGCCCGGGACTTGGCGGCCACCGAGGACGGCCTGGGGTTCGAGTTTGAGAGCGACGAGAAGGCTCGCGAGAGGCTCTGGGAGGCGCGCCATCATGCCGCCCTGGCCATTGCCGCGGCCTCGCCCGGGAAGAAGATGATGATCACCGACGTTTGCGTGCCGATCTCCCACCTTCCTGAGGCCATCCGTCACGCCCGGCGCACAGCAGAGGAACACGGTATCCAGGCTGCCATTTTCGGCCACGTGGGAGACGGCAACTACCATGCCGTTTTCATGGTTGACCCTGATGATCCTGAGGATGTCGCCCGGGCGGAACGGGTCAACGCAGCGATCGTGCAACACGCCCTTGCTCGTGGTGGAACGTGTACGGGTGAGCACGGAGTCGGGATGGGTAAGAAGAAGTACCTGAATGACGAGCACGGTCAAGCTTTGGCGGTAATGCGGGCGATCAAGAAAACCCTGGATCCCCGGAATGTCCTGAACCCTGGGAAGATCTTTTGA
- a CDS encoding tripartite tricarboxylate transporter TctB family protein: protein MDGEPGMRTAERLCTAMLGLVGVVAVYLAVRLPYWSQYGPGPGFLPVWLGFALFVLSALQLVELRHQGNADGGGQGNLLVQEQAHNVVPAADGDHAPTVVAPGVPHDGNGRTPFPMEFIVLCLAIVGHLLLITPLGWLSAAALFLLVGCRYIAGLGWGKSVLYAVLGPAALYLVFVVLLAMPFPQGPLGF from the coding sequence ATGGACGGTGAGCCGGGCATGAGGACTGCGGAACGCCTGTGTACGGCAATGTTGGGCTTGGTCGGTGTAGTTGCAGTTTACCTTGCCGTCCGGTTGCCATATTGGTCCCAATACGGTCCCGGACCGGGGTTCCTTCCGGTGTGGCTGGGATTCGCCCTGTTCGTCCTGAGTGCGTTGCAATTGGTGGAGTTGCGGCACCAGGGGAATGCGGATGGCGGTGGGCAAGGCAATTTGCTCGTGCAAGAGCAAGCCCACAACGTGGTACCGGCTGCCGACGGCGATCACGCACCCACCGTCGTGGCGCCGGGTGTGCCCCATGACGGCAACGGGCGTACGCCGTTTCCGATGGAGTTCATAGTCCTCTGTCTTGCGATCGTCGGTCATCTTCTGTTGATTACACCTCTAGGGTGGCTCTCCGCGGCAGCTCTCTTCCTTTTGGTCGGTTGCCGGTATATCGCAGGACTGGGCTGGGGTAAGAGTGTTCTTTACGCCGTCTTAGGGCCCGCTGCCTTGTACCTTGTGTTTGTGGTCTTGTTGGCGATGCCGTTCCCGCAAGGTCCGTTAGGGTTTTAG
- the thrC gene encoding threonine synthase, translating into MNRRVPDVPRQGIIARYRDWLPVPPGAEPLTLGEGDTPLIRADRLLQELPPDRRPPAVFLKFEGANPTGSFKDRGMTIALTCARARGARAVICASTGNTAAAAAAYAARAGMDCWLVLPAGGVAAGKVGQAVACGARILPVRGSFDDALAAVRQVVAERPELVLVNSLNPDRLEGQKTAAFEVADQLAALGLDEPAAVFLPVGNGGNITAYHMGFSAYAAAGRLRRMPRLYGVQAEGAAPLVRGQPVDRPQTVASAIRIGRPVYGERALAAVRETGGRVLAVRDDEILAAQRLLARREGVFAEPASAASVAGLLKLAQGDEPGWEVPKGPVVCVLTGHGLKDVDTALRAARAGQGGPAPADLAALEAEALEPDAIVRHLLSVPVGGRSG; encoded by the coding sequence ATGAACCGCCGCGTCCCAGACGTCCCGCGCCAGGGCATCATCGCCCGCTACCGCGACTGGCTCCCGGTACCGCCGGGAGCGGAGCCGCTTACCCTGGGTGAAGGCGACACGCCGCTGATCCGGGCGGACCGGCTGCTGCAGGAACTGCCCCCCGACCGGCGGCCGCCGGCGGTGTTCCTCAAGTTCGAGGGGGCCAACCCGACGGGATCCTTCAAGGACCGGGGCATGACCATCGCCCTGACCTGCGCCCGGGCCCGGGGCGCCCGGGCGGTGATCTGCGCTTCCACGGGCAACACGGCGGCGGCTGCGGCCGCCTACGCGGCCCGGGCGGGCATGGACTGCTGGCTGGTGCTTCCGGCGGGGGGTGTGGCGGCGGGCAAGGTGGGGCAGGCCGTGGCCTGCGGGGCGCGGATCCTGCCCGTGCGGGGCAGCTTCGACGACGCCCTGGCCGCGGTGCGGCAGGTGGTGGCCGAGCGGCCGGAACTGGTCCTGGTCAACTCCCTCAACCCTGACCGCCTCGAGGGCCAGAAGACGGCCGCCTTCGAGGTGGCGGACCAGCTGGCCGCCCTCGGCCTGGACGAACCGGCGGCCGTGTTCCTCCCCGTGGGCAACGGCGGCAATATCACCGCCTACCACATGGGGTTTTCCGCCTACGCGGCGGCCGGACGCCTCCGGCGGATGCCGCGGCTCTACGGGGTCCAGGCCGAGGGGGCGGCGCCCCTGGTCCGCGGTCAGCCCGTCGACCGGCCGCAGACGGTGGCGTCGGCCATCCGCATCGGCCGGCCCGTGTACGGGGAGCGGGCCCTGGCGGCGGTGCGGGAGACCGGCGGGCGGGTGCTGGCGGTCCGCGACGACGAGATCCTGGCGGCCCAGCGGCTCCTGGCCCGGCGGGAAGGGGTCTTCGCCGAGCCGGCCTCGGCGGCCTCCGTGGCGGGCCTGCTCAAGCTGGCCCAAGGGGACGAACCCGGCTGGGAGGTGCCGAAGGGGCCCGTGGTGTGCGTGCTGACGGGGCACGGTTTGAAGGACGTCGATACGGCCTTGCGGGCTGCCCGGGCAGGTCAGGGCGGGCCGGCGCCGGCGGACCTCGCTGCGCTGGAAGCCGAGGCCCTCGAACCCGACGCCATCGTGCGGCACTTGCTTTCGGTACCCGTGGGAGGTCGGTCGGGATGA
- the acs gene encoding acetate--CoA ligase, with protein MPPAGRITFTGGCAVVDEGVEVAGPEPAAGALLAERPVPPRKLSGQPLLDGPNPAAYAAYRARAEADADTYWAEMAGELEWMAPWTRVRTGDLPDFKYFVGGLTNVSLNCIDRHLRNGRRNQAAIVWEGEPGDRRVWTYQMLHDETCRLAHALRRAGIGKGDVVAIYLPNLPETFAAIHACYRIGAVYNVIFSGFSPDAIRSRLEDSRARVVITADGSYRRGRFLPLKETLDQALEGLDFVEKVVVVRRAGAEVPMTPGRDVFYDDFVAGMPADFPPEPLEANEPGFIIYTSGTTAKPKGLVHAGVGFLVGTYANVKWSLNLQPDDIYWCTADVGWLTFPIFALVGGLAHGATHVVYEGALDYPHPGRFYQMIQRYRVNKVFTAPTALRMLSRAGAEWPRRYDLRSLELIALVGEPLDPETWHWVRRHVGDGAVEINNTYGQTETGTAWMSGIAGVTASRPGSCGLPLPGYRCQVVDAAGRPVPPGTTGYLVITGPFPCLARTIWGDHPRYLDTYFSRFPGRYFTGDAAMYDADGHHWVLGRVDDVINVAGHRLSTMEMESALINHPMVAEAAVVGMPDPVKGTVPVVFAVLRTGVTPPPDIEEQLREEIARRISPIARPARVYVVDAMPKTRSGKIMRRLLREAVTTGQVTGDTTALEDPEVLERILARVEPMPGRTG; from the coding sequence ATGCCACCGGCCGGCCGGATCACCTTCACGGGGGGATGCGCGGTGGTAGACGAAGGGGTCGAGGTGGCGGGCCCCGAGCCCGCCGCCGGGGCGCTGCTGGCGGAGCGGCCGGTTCCTCCGCGGAAGCTTTCCGGGCAACCGCTCTTGGACGGGCCGAACCCGGCGGCCTACGCCGCCTACCGGGCCCGGGCCGAGGCCGATGCCGATACCTACTGGGCGGAGATGGCGGGCGAGCTGGAGTGGATGGCGCCCTGGACCCGGGTCCGCACGGGGGACCTGCCTGACTTCAAGTACTTCGTCGGCGGGCTGACCAACGTGAGCCTCAACTGCATCGACCGCCACCTCCGGAACGGCCGGCGCAACCAGGCGGCGATCGTCTGGGAGGGGGAGCCGGGCGACCGCCGGGTGTGGACCTACCAGATGCTTCACGACGAGACGTGCCGGCTGGCGCATGCTCTTCGGCGGGCCGGGATCGGCAAGGGCGACGTGGTGGCCATCTACCTCCCCAACCTGCCCGAGACCTTCGCCGCCATCCACGCCTGCTACCGCATCGGCGCTGTTTATAACGTGATCTTCTCGGGTTTCTCGCCCGACGCCATCCGCTCGCGCCTGGAAGATTCCCGGGCGCGGGTGGTGATCACCGCCGACGGCAGCTACCGCCGCGGGCGGTTCCTCCCGCTGAAGGAGACCCTGGACCAGGCCCTGGAAGGGCTCGACTTCGTCGAAAAGGTGGTGGTCGTGCGGCGGGCCGGCGCCGAGGTCCCCATGACCCCTGGCCGCGACGTGTTCTACGACGACTTCGTTGCCGGCATGCCGGCCGATTTCCCGCCCGAGCCCCTGGAGGCCAACGAGCCCGGGTTCATCATCTACACCAGCGGCACCACGGCGAAGCCCAAGGGCCTGGTCCACGCCGGCGTGGGCTTCCTGGTCGGCACCTACGCCAACGTCAAGTGGTCGCTCAACCTGCAGCCGGACGATATCTACTGGTGCACCGCCGACGTGGGCTGGCTGACCTTCCCCATCTTCGCCCTGGTGGGCGGGCTGGCCCACGGCGCCACCCACGTGGTGTACGAGGGGGCCCTGGACTACCCCCACCCGGGCCGGTTCTACCAGATGATCCAGCGGTACCGGGTGAACAAGGTCTTCACGGCCCCCACCGCCCTGCGGATGCTGAGCCGGGCGGGGGCGGAATGGCCGCGCCGGTACGACCTGCGCAGCCTGGAGCTCATCGCCCTGGTGGGGGAGCCCCTGGATCCCGAGACCTGGCACTGGGTGCGCCGGCACGTGGGTGACGGCGCGGTGGAGATCAACAACACCTACGGCCAGACGGAGACGGGCACGGCCTGGATGTCGGGCATCGCGGGCGTCACCGCCTCGCGGCCGGGTTCCTGCGGGCTGCCCTTGCCCGGCTACCGCTGCCAGGTGGTGGACGCCGCGGGCCGGCCGGTTCCTCCGGGGACCACGGGCTACCTGGTGATCACCGGCCCCTTCCCGTGCCTGGCGCGGACCATCTGGGGCGACCATCCGCGGTACCTGGACACCTACTTCTCCCGCTTCCCCGGCCGGTACTTCACCGGCGACGCCGCCATGTACGACGCCGACGGCCACCACTGGGTCCTGGGCCGCGTGGACGACGTGATCAACGTGGCGGGGCACCGCCTGAGCACCATGGAGATGGAGAGCGCCCTGATCAACCACCCCATGGTGGCGGAAGCGGCGGTGGTGGGCATGCCGGATCCCGTCAAGGGCACGGTGCCGGTGGTGTTCGCCGTGCTGCGCACCGGGGTGACGCCCCCGCCCGACATCGAGGAGCAGTTGCGGGAGGAGATCGCCCGCCGCATCAGCCCCATCGCCCGGCCAGCACGGGTGTACGTGGTCGACGCCATGCCCAAGACCCGCAGCGGCAAGATCATGCGGCGCCTCTTGCGGGAGGCGGTGACGACCGGGCAGGTGACAGGCGACACCACCGCCTTGGAGGATCCGGAGGTGCTCGAGCGGATCCTGGCGCGGGTGGAACCGATGCCGGGACGAACCGGCTGA
- a CDS encoding ArsR/SmtB family transcription factor codes for MDLDRAFAALADPTRRHIVTVLRSGPQDVGTLARPLPISRPAVSKHLAVLVAAGLVEVEKSGRRRLYRLHPQGFAEVRRWLDQVARTWDVALEHFRRHVEGDGEG; via the coding sequence ATGGATCTCGATCGCGCGTTCGCGGCCCTGGCGGACCCGACGCGGCGCCATATCGTCACCGTGCTCCGGTCGGGGCCGCAGGATGTGGGCACCCTGGCAAGACCGCTCCCCATCAGCCGGCCGGCGGTGTCGAAGCACCTGGCCGTCCTCGTGGCTGCGGGCTTGGTCGAGGTCGAAAAGTCGGGGCGGCGCCGGCTCTACCGCCTTCACCCGCAAGGGTTTGCCGAGGTGCGCAGGTGGCTGGACCAGGTGGCCAGGACCTGGGACGTCGCCCTGGAGCACTTCCGCCGCCACGTCGAGGGGGACGGTGAGGGATGA
- a CDS encoding carboxymuconolactone decarboxylase family protein, which produces MGERLDAFHRFRTEMNEKILAHDNLVVRRFFNLDGQAYKPGALSSKVKEMLGLVASLVLRCDDCVTYHMIQCHNEGVTRDEFFEIFGVALIVGGSITIPHVRRAVAVLEELEAEAAASRAKDDA; this is translated from the coding sequence ATGGGCGAGCGGCTCGATGCGTTCCACCGCTTCCGCACCGAGATGAACGAGAAGATCCTGGCCCACGACAACCTGGTGGTACGCCGGTTCTTCAATCTGGACGGGCAGGCCTACAAGCCCGGGGCGCTGTCCAGCAAGGTCAAGGAGATGCTGGGGCTGGTGGCGTCGCTGGTCCTGCGGTGCGACGACTGCGTCACCTACCACATGATCCAGTGCCACAACGAAGGCGTCACCCGGGACGAGTTCTTCGAGATCTTCGGCGTGGCGCTGATCGTGGGCGGGTCGATCACGATTCCCCACGTGCGGCGGGCCGTGGCGGTGCTGGAGGAACTGGAGGCCGAAGCCGCTGCGAGCCGTGCCAAAGACGATGCGTAA
- a CDS encoding SRPBCC domain-containing protein: MIRRSVVVRRPVEDVFDRFTAGIGQWWPLEQFSYGGDRAGDLILEGFAGGRFYERFRDGEEHEIGRVLVYDPPHRVVFTWNQANWAGPTEVEVRFHPEGTGTRVELEHRGWERLGEAGTGAEQAFGGGWGVILDRFATRVGA; encoded by the coding sequence ATGATTCGACGCAGCGTTGTCGTCCGCAGGCCCGTGGAGGACGTCTTTGACCGCTTCACGGCCGGTATCGGCCAGTGGTGGCCGCTGGAGCAGTTCTCCTACGGCGGCGACCGCGCCGGAGACCTGATTCTCGAAGGCTTTGCCGGCGGGCGGTTCTACGAGCGGTTCCGGGACGGCGAAGAGCACGAGATCGGCCGGGTCCTGGTCTACGATCCGCCCCACCGGGTGGTGTTCACCTGGAACCAGGCCAACTGGGCCGGACCCACCGAGGTGGAGGTCCGGTTTCATCCCGAGGGTACCGGCACCCGCGTCGAGCTGGAGCACCGGGGTTGGGAGCGCCTCGGCGAGGCAGGCACGGGGGCCGAGCAGGCCTTCGGTGGCGGATGGGGCGTGATTCTCGACCGGTTTGCGACCCGGGTGGGGGCCTGA
- a CDS encoding tripartite tricarboxylate transporter permease has protein sequence MDLATVLQRLGHGFAVALAPSHLLFAAIGVVAGTIIGALPGIGSPAGVSLLLPLTYGMDPTSAIIMLAGIYYGCMYGGTISSVLINTPGDSATVVTTLDGYQMALKGRAGKALGIAAIGSFVAGTFGVIMLTLLSLPLTRVGLSFGPPEYFALILLGFTAVAAVTDVSPLKGLAMVVLGLLLSTVGIDIQSGLPRFTFGQASLLDGIEFLPVAIGLFGLGEVLMGLSDSRNRALIPADLSWRNVLPNAVEWVRSRWAIVRGTLVGFFVGLLPGAGATLASFMAYGLERRVSRHPEEFGKGAIEGVAAPESANNAASVAAMIPLLTLGIPSSGTTAILLGGFLLWGLRPGPLLLAEHPDFAWGLIASMYLGNVLLVVLNLFAIPLFASVLRVPYRILSLFVVLFCFVGAYALKNDLQDVYIMTLFGLVGYGLRRLGYPLPGLVLGLVLGPLFENNLRQSLTMAHGDWAIFFTRPISGVLMILALLALGWPILSAMVRYARRTWLAQEGTGNWKPVSSGDQ, from the coding sequence GTGGACCTCGCCACTGTGTTACAGCGTCTCGGACACGGGTTTGCCGTAGCCCTTGCGCCGTCTCACCTTTTGTTTGCCGCCATCGGCGTCGTTGCCGGTACCATTATTGGAGCATTGCCCGGTATCGGTTCACCGGCCGGAGTCTCATTGTTGTTACCACTGACGTACGGGATGGATCCAACATCGGCCATCATCATGCTGGCGGGTATCTATTATGGTTGTATGTACGGTGGTACCATATCCTCGGTGTTGATAAATACTCCAGGAGACTCCGCAACGGTCGTAACAACGCTGGACGGCTATCAAATGGCGTTGAAGGGCCGAGCGGGAAAGGCTCTGGGAATTGCAGCGATCGGATCATTCGTCGCGGGTACCTTCGGCGTTATCATGCTGACCCTCTTGAGTCTTCCGCTTACGCGTGTTGGGCTGAGCTTCGGCCCGCCCGAGTACTTTGCTTTAATCCTGCTTGGTTTCACTGCTGTGGCGGCCGTGACTGACGTTTCGCCTTTGAAGGGCCTGGCGATGGTCGTACTTGGATTGTTACTCTCGACCGTGGGCATCGACATTCAGTCAGGGCTTCCGCGTTTTACGTTCGGCCAGGCGAGCCTGCTCGACGGAATTGAATTCCTCCCCGTGGCCATTGGTCTGTTCGGCCTTGGCGAAGTGCTGATGGGGCTCTCGGATAGCCGAAATCGGGCTCTGATACCCGCAGATTTGAGCTGGCGCAACGTGCTGCCTAACGCCGTCGAATGGGTACGCTCCCGATGGGCAATTGTACGCGGCACACTGGTCGGATTCTTCGTCGGTCTACTTCCGGGTGCCGGCGCCACGCTGGCGTCCTTTATGGCCTATGGCCTTGAGCGGAGAGTCTCCCGCCACCCTGAGGAGTTTGGCAAAGGGGCGATAGAGGGCGTCGCGGCGCCCGAATCGGCTAACAACGCTGCATCGGTAGCAGCCATGATCCCGTTGCTGACCCTGGGTATTCCGAGTTCGGGAACGACAGCGATCCTTTTAGGCGGATTTCTCCTCTGGGGGCTTAGGCCAGGGCCGTTGCTGTTAGCCGAACATCCGGATTTTGCTTGGGGTTTGATTGCGAGCATGTACTTGGGCAACGTGCTATTGGTTGTGTTAAACCTGTTTGCTATTCCCTTGTTTGCATCGGTCTTGCGCGTGCCGTACCGTATTCTCTCGCTGTTCGTAGTCCTATTCTGTTTTGTGGGGGCCTACGCGCTGAAGAACGACCTCCAGGACGTGTATATAATGACTTTGTTCGGGCTCGTGGGCTACGGGCTGCGTCGCTTGGGCTATCCCTTGCCGGGACTCGTACTGGGCCTCGTTCTCGGGCCGCTCTTCGAAAACAACCTTCGCCAATCCCTAACGATGGCGCACGGCGACTGGGCGATCTTCTTCACCAGGCCGATTTCCGGGGTGTTGATGATCCTGGCGCTACTGGCGTTGGGCTGGCCGATTCTGTCCGCTATGGTCAGATACGCACGGCGCACCTGGCTGGCCCAAGAGGGTACGGGCAACTGGAAGCCGGTCTCCAGCGGTGACCAATAG
- the thrB gene encoding homoserine kinase, whose product MPPEAVPVRAVAWARVPATSANLGPGFDCLGLALPGWELRAWLRPAEVDPRRWTCDEQEVRWNLRGRGPAAAPPEENLVVRAICAAFARAGLAHPPAWRLAVRSTIPPARGLGSSAAAIVAGLAVANQWLRRAGRPLGRDDLLQIAADLEGHADNVAAALYGGAVVAWRDAEGRWRAVQVPLGGSWMAVLAVPATSSFTHEARQALPQAVDHVDAAFNAARAALLVYALTTGSGDLLGEAMQDRLHQPYRMALFPWLDDLIRRAVAAGADGACLSGAGPSVLALVPPERVKAVVKALAARLAGTGLRGRVGVCPAGGPGCRCGVVLRSRGGRGARRGVPPLGSAFGSVQAPAAVDTPAR is encoded by the coding sequence ATGCCACCCGAGGCGGTTCCCGTGCGGGCGGTCGCCTGGGCCCGAGTACCGGCTACCAGTGCCAATCTGGGGCCCGGTTTCGACTGCCTCGGCCTGGCGCTGCCGGGATGGGAACTGCGCGCATGGCTCAGGCCGGCGGAAGTGGATCCGCGGCGGTGGACCTGTGACGAACAGGAGGTCCGGTGGAACCTTCGCGGCCGCGGTCCGGCCGCGGCCCCCCCTGAGGAGAACCTGGTGGTCCGCGCCATCTGTGCTGCCTTCGCCCGGGCCGGGCTGGCCCACCCGCCCGCCTGGCGCCTGGCCGTTCGCAGCACCATTCCTCCCGCCCGGGGGTTGGGGTCGAGTGCTGCGGCCATCGTCGCCGGCCTGGCGGTCGCCAACCAGTGGCTGCGTAGGGCGGGGCGCCCGCTGGGCCGGGACGATCTCCTGCAGATCGCGGCGGACTTGGAGGGGCACGCGGACAACGTGGCCGCGGCGCTATACGGTGGGGCGGTGGTGGCGTGGCGGGACGCGGAGGGCCGGTGGCGGGCGGTGCAGGTGCCCCTGGGCGGGTCATGGATGGCGGTGCTGGCCGTCCCGGCCACGAGCAGTTTCACCCACGAGGCGCGTCAGGCGCTGCCGCAGGCGGTGGACCACGTCGATGCCGCCTTCAACGCCGCCCGGGCCGCCCTCCTGGTGTACGCCCTGACCACCGGGAGCGGGGACCTGCTGGGCGAGGCGATGCAGGATCGCCTGCACCAGCCGTACCGGATGGCCCTCTTCCCCTGGCTCGACGATCTCATCCGCCGGGCCGTCGCGGCGGGGGCCGATGGTGCCTGCCTGAGCGGCGCCGGGCCCAGCGTGCTGGCCTTGGTGCCGCCCGAACGGGTGAAGGCGGTCGTCAAAGCCTTGGCGGCCCGTCTTGCGGGGACGGGGCTGCGGGGACGGGTGGGCGTCTGTCCCGCGGGGGGACCGGGGTGCCGGTGCGGGGTGGTCCTACGCTCCAGAGGGGGACGGGGTGCGAGGCGGGGCGTCCCACCCCTGGGCTCCGCGTTCGGGTCGGTGCAAGCCCCGGCGGCCGTCGACACCCCGGCGCGGTGA